One genomic window of Candidatus Pseudobacter hemicellulosilyticus includes the following:
- a CDS encoding sulfatase-like hydrolase/transferase, with translation MKYIPTIAGRSPRVKKIIVIIHLVVCLCLEAGLSVAQTRPNIVIFIADDLNQQDVGCYGNIDVRTPNMDQMAREGMRFNNAYATSPMCTPSRSSLFTGLYPHRNGSQMNHFTVHADTRSLPHYLQELGYRVVLSGKTHISPEDKFPFEYIGKEFGQYAPTENRVDKKKETVQLIEDHFASRAEQPLCLIVAPWLPHVPWFPNRDFDPQQLKLPPYLADTKETRGALAAYYQSISAADKMLGEVLAALDKAGKKDNTAVFFTSDQGVQFPSAKWTVYDLGLRVPMIVRWPGKVTPGKVSDALVSLVDVTPTFIDLAGGKPVKTLDGSSFREVLQKGKQEHHPYIFAETSVEPHFWYNYTPARSVITAQGLHYIKNYHPGERFITHIDKVERNEYYFESWEKDALTNERTKFLLDRYSYRPPEELFDLTSDPAEFKNLASEPVANAKQLKTMRALLEKELKRQGETEAMILEGPLPVFSDKSYTIRQNKSASELSFNRKVWNPDLLYISAYLEGIDAGGVICDYFNNFKLFAYEGKIGIELADGSVLETGVLPATKGHLLFSLSSGGELDIQFNHQSVFNKQLGRDLTRIKAGYVTCGIIQGQEYPGRLRTYRGTITDLRFTMNELSGKP, from the coding sequence ATGAAGTATATACCTACGATTGCCGGGCGCAGCCCGCGAGTTAAGAAGATCATTGTCATTATTCATCTTGTGGTCTGCCTTTGCCTGGAGGCTGGATTATCGGTAGCCCAGACCCGGCCCAATATTGTTATTTTTATTGCGGACGATCTGAATCAGCAGGATGTAGGTTGTTATGGAAATATAGATGTGCGTACCCCCAATATGGATCAGATGGCGCGGGAGGGTATGCGCTTTAACAATGCCTATGCTACCTCCCCCATGTGTACGCCTTCCAGGAGTTCCCTCTTCACCGGGCTGTACCCGCACAGGAACGGTTCCCAGATGAACCATTTTACCGTGCATGCGGACACCCGCAGCCTCCCTCATTATCTGCAGGAGCTGGGCTACCGGGTGGTGCTGTCCGGCAAAACACATATTTCTCCCGAAGACAAATTCCCGTTTGAATATATTGGTAAGGAGTTTGGTCAGTATGCACCTACTGAGAATCGGGTGGATAAGAAAAAAGAGACTGTACAGCTGATAGAAGACCATTTTGCTTCCAGGGCGGAGCAGCCGCTATGTCTGATTGTAGCACCCTGGCTGCCGCATGTGCCCTGGTTCCCGAACAGGGATTTTGATCCGCAGCAGCTGAAACTGCCCCCCTACCTGGCTGATACCAAAGAGACCCGTGGAGCGCTGGCCGCCTATTACCAGAGCATATCGGCCGCAGATAAAATGCTGGGTGAGGTATTGGCTGCATTGGATAAGGCCGGTAAAAAAGACAATACCGCCGTATTCTTCACCTCCGACCAGGGCGTGCAGTTCCCTTCCGCCAAATGGACGGTCTATGACCTGGGACTGCGTGTGCCCATGATTGTCAGGTGGCCGGGAAAAGTGACACCGGGTAAGGTATCGGATGCATTGGTTTCCCTGGTGGATGTTACGCCTACCTTTATTGACCTGGCAGGCGGAAAACCGGTAAAAACCCTGGATGGAAGCTCCTTCAGGGAAGTGTTGCAGAAAGGGAAGCAGGAACACCATCCCTATATATTTGCGGAAACCTCCGTGGAGCCGCATTTCTGGTATAACTATACGCCTGCCCGTTCTGTCATCACGGCCCAGGGCCTGCATTATATTAAAAACTACCATCCGGGCGAACGCTTTATCACCCATATTGACAAAGTGGAACGGAATGAGTATTATTTTGAATCCTGGGAGAAAGATGCTTTGACCAATGAGCGGACAAAATTCCTGCTGGACCGGTATAGCTACCGGCCTCCCGAAGAATTGTTTGACCTGACCAGCGATCCGGCAGAGTTTAAGAACCTGGCCAGTGAACCGGTAGCCAATGCAAAACAACTGAAGACCATGCGGGCCCTGCTGGAAAAAGAACTGAAACGGCAGGGAGAAACGGAAGCCATGATCCTGGAAGGACCTTTGCCTGTTTTTTCCGATAAAAGTTATACCATCCGCCAAAATAAAAGTGCTTCTGAGCTTTCCTTTAACCGGAAAGTATGGAATCCCGATCTGCTGTATATATCAGCCTACCTGGAAGGAATAGATGCAGGCGGTGTTATCTGCGACTACTTCAATAATTTCAAGCTCTTTGCCTACGAGGGTAAGATCGGGATAGAACTGGCGGATGGCAGCGTCCTTGAAACGGGCGTACTGCCTGCCACTAAAGGGCATCTGCTGTTCTCACTTTCCTCCGGGGGCGAGCTGGATATTCAGTTTAACCACCAATCCGTATTCAATAAACAACTGGGCAGGGACCTTACCAGGATCAAGGCCGGTTATGTGACCTGTGGCATTATACAGGGACAGGAATACCCCGGAAGGTTGCGGACCTACCGTGGCACTATTACTGATCTTCGGTTTACCATGAATGAATTGTCAGGAAAACCGTAG
- a CDS encoding sulfatase, with translation MIDMKKYSYCLALSAALLLQHRFCQAADTTRVKDPRPNIIIIMADDLDSRQLSCYGGENLQTRNIDRLAQEGMKFHTMIASEAMCVPTRASLFTGLYPAHHGAYQNHKPVYNQLKSVVHYLNQADYRVGLTGKDHVTKPVSVFPFDIVPGFQPNCVATTDDYFLDSIRTYIQGAKPYCLFVMSINPHAPWTAGDPAEFNPDALKLPAHWVDTRLTREQFCKYLAEVRRLDNQVGDVLTLLQETGQDKNTIVIFLGEQGPQFPGGKWNLYDNGQKSSMIVRWPGVVGPNTVSDAIVQYEDITPTLVDIAGGKPVAGLDGKSFKPVLTSNKPEHRPYAFGIHNNIPEGPAYPIRSIRDNQYKLLLNLLPDSTYYIKYMMNTARQDLAWTTWVNKAAGNEKDQKLVDRIQHRPRVEFYDIARDPYELNNLAADPAYASLVKKYEALLLQWMKEQQDTGALLDKPLKKRPN, from the coding sequence ATGATTGATATGAAAAAATATTCTTATTGCCTGGCTTTAAGCGCTGCTTTATTACTCCAGCACAGATTCTGCCAGGCTGCTGATACCACCCGTGTAAAGGATCCCCGGCCCAATATCATTATTATAATGGCGGACGACCTGGATTCGCGGCAGCTGAGCTGTTATGGGGGAGAAAACCTGCAGACCAGGAATATTGACAGGCTGGCGCAGGAAGGAATGAAATTCCATACCATGATAGCCTCCGAAGCCATGTGTGTTCCTACAAGGGCCTCCCTGTTCACCGGGCTGTATCCTGCACACCATGGCGCCTATCAGAATCATAAGCCTGTTTACAACCAGCTGAAAAGTGTTGTTCACTACCTGAACCAGGCTGATTACCGCGTAGGCCTTACAGGGAAAGACCATGTGACCAAACCGGTTTCCGTATTTCCCTTTGATATTGTGCCCGGCTTCCAGCCCAATTGTGTGGCCACCACAGATGACTATTTCCTGGATAGCATCCGCACCTATATCCAGGGTGCTAAACCCTATTGCCTCTTTGTAATGAGCATTAACCCGCATGCTCCCTGGACAGCCGGTGATCCGGCAGAATTCAATCCCGATGCGTTGAAACTGCCTGCACATTGGGTAGATACCAGGCTGACCAGGGAACAGTTCTGTAAATACCTGGCGGAAGTAAGAAGACTGGATAACCAGGTGGGAGATGTATTGACATTGTTGCAGGAGACAGGGCAGGATAAAAATACCATCGTGATCTTCCTGGGAGAACAGGGACCGCAATTCCCGGGCGGTAAATGGAACCTCTATGATAACGGCCAGAAAAGCTCTATGATTGTGCGCTGGCCGGGTGTGGTGGGCCCCAATACCGTGAGCGATGCCATTGTTCAATACGAGGATATAACGCCAACCCTGGTAGATATTGCAGGTGGTAAACCCGTGGCCGGGCTGGATGGCAAAAGCTTTAAGCCGGTACTGACCAGCAATAAGCCGGAGCATCGCCCGTATGCTTTTGGTATCCATAATAATATTCCCGAAGGACCTGCTTATCCTATCAGGAGTATCCGGGACAATCAGTACAAGCTGCTGCTCAACCTGCTGCCGGATTCCACGTACTATATAAAATATATGATGAATACGGCCCGGCAGGACCTGGCCTGGACCACCTGGGTGAATAAGGCTGCGGGAAATGAAAAGGATCAAAAACTGGTGGATCGTATTCAGCACAGACCCAGGGTCGAGTTCTATGATATTGCCAGAGACCCCTATGAACTGAACAACCTGGCGGCCGATCCTGCCTATGCATCGCTGGTGAAAAAATATGAAGCACTGCTGCTCCAGTGGATGAAAGAGCAGCAGGATACCGGTGCGCTGCTGGATAAACCACTGAAAAAGCGGCCCAACTGA
- a CDS encoding DUF1735 domain-containing protein, producing MKINRLLMLLPLLLLLGSCYKDYVDDYVYSSVGFAIANPVRTVIADRDMEIRLGVSIGGKRAVDKSDWARFEVDPTLLTGTVFQLLPAEYYTLSNANTFTVQKDNLPVADVGLTFTPAFYADEKAVSNYYALPLRIKDHSLDSIMTGKGSTVAVIRYINTYHGTYYVKGSLYEMDNGNLVNTTVYNDKDLVKNITRDLKTTGQYTLERPGLANFVVTGTEKMKFTVTPGSGESNTVTVETAQGGVVITEGEGQYFPRKTNPEFTVKYAFTKGGKTYKAEDTLVLRQDPLLDLRVETW from the coding sequence ATGAAAATAAATCGTCTCTTAATGCTGTTGCCCTTGCTGCTGTTGCTGGGCTCCTGCTATAAAGATTATGTGGATGATTATGTATATAGTTCTGTGGGCTTTGCTATTGCCAACCCGGTCCGGACCGTCATTGCCGACCGGGACATGGAGATACGTCTGGGCGTATCCATTGGCGGTAAACGTGCTGTGGACAAAAGCGATTGGGCACGCTTTGAAGTTGATCCTACCCTGCTGACCGGAACAGTATTCCAGTTGTTGCCGGCCGAGTACTATACCTTATCCAACGCCAATACCTTTACGGTCCAGAAGGATAACCTGCCCGTGGCCGATGTGGGGCTGACCTTTACGCCGGCTTTTTATGCCGATGAAAAAGCCGTGTCTAATTACTATGCCCTGCCGCTCCGTATAAAAGACCATTCGCTGGATTCCATTATGACCGGCAAAGGCAGTACTGTAGCTGTTATCAGATACATCAATACCTACCATGGCACGTACTATGTAAAAGGCAGTCTGTACGAAATGGATAACGGCAACCTGGTCAATACAACGGTCTATAACGACAAGGACCTGGTCAAAAATATTACCAGGGACCTGAAGACCACGGGTCAATATACCCTTGAAAGGCCGGGACTGGCTAACTTTGTGGTGACGGGCACTGAGAAAATGAAATTTACGGTGACGCCGGGCAGCGGGGAGAGCAATACGGTGACTGTGGAAACTGCCCAGGGTGGGGTAGTGATCACTGAGGGAGAAGGACAGTACTTCCCTCGCAAGACAAACCCTGAGTTTACCGTCAAATATGCGTTTACAAAAGGAGGGAAGACCTACAAAGCAGAAGATACACTGGTCCTGCGGCAGGATCCCCTACTGGATCTCCGGGTGGAAACCTGGTAA
- a CDS encoding Rpn family recombination-promoting nuclease/putative transposase, translating to MAEEKVYRFIDPLTDYGFKKLFGNKDHCELLVDLLNALIRPEFLIIDIFFRNTELLSPSKYGRRIIFDIYATDSEGNTFIVEMQRVKEKHFKDRSLFYASGSIGEQEKKGEWEFGLTKTYMLCFMDFCFEDTLPEKAVHEVKLLDAHTGQLFTDKLMFWYIELPKCKKAFNELASRADKWLYLLVNLGRMTGIPAVFETDSIFKQLFMNAATPNMTRKEYVDYLINRKGEGVYNSVMATAREDGMEEGLERGIQKGTTDTLVKIARQMKITNEPLEKIAALTGLTAAEITGL from the coding sequence ATGGCAGAGGAAAAAGTATACAGGTTTATTGATCCGCTGACGGATTACGGGTTTAAAAAGCTTTTTGGCAACAAGGACCACTGCGAGCTCCTGGTGGACCTGCTGAATGCGCTGATACGTCCGGAATTCTTGATCATAGACATCTTTTTCAGGAATACTGAATTGTTGAGTCCGTCGAAATATGGGCGCAGGATTATTTTTGATATTTATGCCACAGACTCGGAGGGAAATACCTTTATTGTTGAAATGCAGCGGGTGAAAGAGAAGCATTTCAAGGACCGGAGTCTCTTCTATGCTTCAGGGTCTATCGGGGAACAGGAGAAAAAGGGAGAATGGGAGTTTGGCCTGACAAAAACCTATATGCTCTGTTTTATGGATTTTTGTTTTGAGGATACGCTACCTGAAAAGGCTGTACACGAGGTGAAACTACTGGATGCACATACCGGACAGCTTTTTACGGACAAACTGATGTTCTGGTATATTGAACTGCCAAAATGTAAAAAGGCATTTAATGAGCTTGCCAGCCGGGCAGATAAATGGTTGTACCTGCTTGTCAACCTTGGACGGATGACCGGCATTCCTGCTGTTTTTGAAACCGATTCTATATTTAAACAATTATTTATGAATGCAGCAACTCCCAACATGACCAGAAAGGAATATGTGGACTATCTGATCAACAGAAAGGGTGAAGGGGTTTACAATTCAGTAATGGCCACGGCCAGGGAAGATGGGATGGAGGAAGGACTGGAAAGAGGGATCCAAAAAGGTACAACTGATACCTTAGTAAAGATCGCCCGGCAGATGAAGATTACCAATGAGCCTTTGGAGAAGATTGCAGCCCTTACGGGATTGACGGCCGCAGAGATCACAGGTCTGTAA
- a CDS encoding SusC/RagA family TonB-linked outer membrane protein, protein MKKLFIKGFAVLFLSLLLVDVTAQQQKEVKAKKETAVLKGRIVDDKGNPVANASITSGEGAIVHYTDKNGHFRFQAKSEIVLLIEHAGFEPVTIDLKEQSLPGELVLMKAALLTGTGDWRERPDGGPTVQRYFTGAISKVQMDLVKKYPDLTINNAMQGQASGLIARPNNGGIGYNSADLFIRGRHGMGDNQAMVVIDGIQRPMADITPEEIESIEIMKDAVAKIIFGPAAANGVINIRTRRGVANKGIIRATVESGVMQSDRDPEYLNAYNYAQLYNEARRNDGMPDYYLPYQLEGYRNSKGNNDLLYPDVDWYNYFIGPQSAYRKAAVEFFGGNKNVKYAMVVGYTGSSGLEKVGKRSDLNRLNIRGNLDMIINEYMTAHADVAGRMEIKDWGKVDGAGIFNTIATRKPNEYPFVIDAAAIGLAPGDDGIPYFGTSDRYSDNLYADLTYGGNTSERYINSQTNLGLDFNFNKFLKGFKAGAYITFDNYSYLLQQLSNTYPTYAVQPYLDASGQEQLLFTQKRKLTLEKDQLINNNEIRRTNGWRANISYERSFGQHDLSAAASYRYFKDERKGLVQDVIEANYNLRLNYMYAKKYILEADAAYMGSNKFVDDQKYFPSGAVGAAWIISEESFFNFSRNIDFLKLKTSYGILGFSANTAADLYRSAWRENSTIGFNEQNVSQVYITSLTRVGNPDLRWESAREWNIGLEGIFFNKRLSGELNYFSEKRKDIIGVGEALYNAYIGNYTKMVNMGSAQNRGLDLQLTWQEKRTGDFSFAAGLNITYSKSKLLAWNELSNKESYRQAVGQPVGALFGLQALGLFGKEVNLKDHPFQTFGPYQNGDIAYADLNNDGVIDSRDETVIGNDFPSWTFGAHVELQYKQWGLYVQGTAEADVSRLLNSTYYWNTGEGNYSAMVLDRYHETANPNGSYPRLTTTNGANSYRNSSFWLKNSAFFRLKNVELSYTFVNRNGVGFYKRLKLFARGTNLLLLTGFKDLDPERPLAGIYNYPTYRGLTGGLTVSF, encoded by the coding sequence ATGAAAAAATTATTTATAAAAGGATTTGCCGTGTTATTCCTGAGCTTGCTGCTGGTAGATGTAACAGCTCAGCAGCAGAAAGAGGTGAAAGCAAAAAAAGAGACTGCCGTCCTGAAAGGCAGGATCGTGGATGATAAAGGTAACCCGGTAGCCAATGCCTCCATCACCAGTGGTGAAGGCGCCATTGTACATTATACGGATAAGAACGGCCATTTCCGGTTCCAGGCCAAAAGCGAAATTGTCCTGCTGATAGAGCATGCCGGTTTTGAGCCGGTGACCATTGACCTGAAGGAGCAGTCGCTCCCGGGTGAACTGGTATTGATGAAAGCTGCGCTGCTTACCGGTACAGGTGATTGGAGAGAACGGCCTGATGGTGGGCCCACGGTGCAGCGTTATTTCACTGGCGCTATCAGCAAGGTGCAGATGGACCTGGTCAAAAAATACCCGGACCTCACCATCAATAATGCCATGCAGGGACAGGCTTCCGGCCTGATAGCCCGGCCCAACAATGGCGGGATCGGCTATAACAGTGCCGACCTGTTCATCAGGGGAAGGCATGGCATGGGAGATAACCAGGCCATGGTGGTCATTGACGGTATCCAGCGGCCGATGGCTGATATCACCCCTGAAGAAATTGAATCCATCGAGATCATGAAAGATGCGGTGGCCAAGATCATCTTTGGACCGGCGGCAGCCAATGGCGTGATCAATATCCGCACCAGGCGCGGCGTAGCCAATAAAGGTATTATCAGGGCCACCGTGGAATCCGGCGTCATGCAGTCCGACCGTGATCCCGAATACCTGAACGCCTATAATTATGCGCAGCTGTACAATGAGGCCCGCCGTAACGACGGCATGCCGGACTACTACCTGCCCTATCAGCTGGAAGGCTACCGGAACAGCAAGGGCAACAATGATCTCTTATATCCCGATGTGGACTGGTATAATTATTTTATCGGGCCGCAAAGCGCTTACCGGAAAGCGGCGGTTGAATTCTTTGGCGGTAATAAAAATGTCAAATACGCCATGGTTGTGGGTTATACCGGTTCCAGCGGCCTGGAAAAAGTGGGCAAGCGGTCGGACCTGAACCGGCTGAATATCCGTGGTAACCTGGACATGATCATCAATGAATACATGACCGCCCATGCTGATGTAGCCGGGCGTATGGAGATCAAGGACTGGGGCAAGGTGGATGGCGCTGGTATCTTTAATACCATTGCCACCCGTAAACCCAATGAATATCCTTTTGTCATTGATGCCGCCGCTATCGGGCTGGCGCCGGGCGACGACGGGATACCGTATTTTGGCACCAGCGATCGCTATTCGGATAACCTGTATGCCGACCTGACCTACGGTGGCAATACTTCGGAGCGGTATATCAACAGCCAGACCAACCTGGGGCTTGATTTCAACTTCAATAAATTCCTGAAAGGATTTAAGGCCGGTGCTTATATCACCTTTGATAACTACAGTTACCTGCTGCAGCAATTGTCCAATACTTATCCTACCTATGCCGTGCAGCCCTACCTGGATGCGTCCGGACAGGAGCAGCTGCTATTTACCCAGAAGCGGAAACTGACCCTGGAGAAAGATCAGCTGATCAATAACAATGAGATCCGGAGGACCAACGGCTGGCGGGCCAATATCAGCTATGAACGCAGCTTTGGCCAGCATGATCTGTCCGCTGCTGCATCCTACCGGTATTTCAAGGATGAGCGCAAAGGACTGGTGCAGGATGTGATAGAAGCCAACTATAACCTGCGCCTGAACTATATGTATGCAAAGAAGTATATCCTGGAAGCGGATGCTGCGTATATGGGATCCAATAAGTTTGTGGACGACCAGAAATATTTCCCTTCCGGCGCTGTCGGGGCGGCCTGGATCATCAGTGAAGAATCCTTTTTCAATTTTTCCCGTAACATCGATTTCTTAAAATTAAAGACCAGCTATGGTATCCTGGGCTTTTCCGCCAATACGGCTGCGGACCTCTACAGGAGCGCCTGGCGGGAGAATAGCACCATCGGGTTCAATGAGCAGAACGTCAGCCAGGTCTATATCACTTCCCTCACCCGTGTGGGTAATCCTGACCTGCGCTGGGAAAGCGCCCGTGAATGGAATATAGGACTGGAAGGTATCTTTTTCAATAAGCGGCTGAGCGGTGAGCTTAATTATTTCTCCGAAAAACGCAAGGATATCATTGGGGTGGGCGAAGCACTCTACAATGCCTACATCGGCAACTATACCAAAATGGTGAATATGGGTTCGGCCCAGAACAGGGGACTGGACCTGCAGCTGACCTGGCAGGAAAAACGCACCGGTGATTTCAGTTTTGCGGCCGGGCTGAATATTACCTATTCTAAGAGCAAACTGCTTGCCTGGAACGAGCTCAGTAATAAAGAATCCTACAGGCAGGCGGTAGGGCAGCCGGTTGGCGCCCTGTTTGGACTACAGGCGCTGGGCCTGTTTGGCAAGGAGGTGAACCTGAAAGATCATCCCTTCCAGACCTTTGGTCCTTACCAGAATGGTGATATCGCCTATGCTGACCTGAACAACGATGGCGTCATTGATTCAAGGGATGAAACGGTGATCGGCAACGATTTCCCGTCCTGGACCTTTGGCGCACATGTGGAGCTGCAATACAAACAATGGGGATTGTATGTGCAGGGCACTGCGGAAGCGGATGTATCCCGTTTACTGAACAGCACCTACTACTGGAATACCGGCGAAGGAAACTATTCGGCCATGGTGCTGGATCGTTACCATGAAACGGCCAATCCCAATGGCAGCTACCCGCGACTGACCACCACCAATGGGGCCAACAGTTACCGGAACTCCAGCTTCTGGCTGAAGAACAGCGCTTTCTTCCGGCTGAAAAATGTGGAACTCAGCTACACGTTTGTGAATAGGAATGGTGTTGGCTTTTATAAGCGGCTGAAGCTGTTTGCCAGGGGGACCAATCTTTTGTTGTTAACCGGCTTCAAGGACCTGGATCCTGAACGCCCGCTGGCAGGGATCTACAACTATCCTACTTACAGGGGGCTTACCGGAGGATTAACTGTTAGTTTTTAA
- a CDS encoding RagB/SusD family nutrient uptake outer membrane protein, producing MVLFTAAIVLLAACKKNLDTKTLNEWDPEDVWRIPELAEGVLMDVYNSLPTRPDNFDGNFLDAATDNGVTNRYTNVYKAGMGGITAQDNPLANWGDCYAQLQTINLFLEKGLTDQLLYDRVSTEADARIKARLKGEALFLRAWYSFSLLQRNGGKTASGAALGYPIIDHFLSDSEGRDMETYERASYQQCVTQIMADCDSAIRLLPFVYSGTDVVTGTTQTGRASGGAALVLKSRVALYGASPAYQDDAVVLLNDMGNFTVVDAQRYNTQWVMAALVADTALRTSGFGSFTGIKATDLADAATTTPAEFVWRKFFNSNDMESRHFPPYYRGSGQTAPSQNLVEAFPAKNGFPVTDSRSGYDPANPDPSLVARDNRMNLNVYYQGRTFGAAGGKIDVVYGGKDSRSFHAAASRSGYYLAKFLSNKDNMLNPVQTLTAIHYYPLLRKAEVFLNYAEAANEAWGPHTKGPGCQYTAYEVIRSIRNLSGGITSTTYLDEMAASKESFRTLIQNERRLELAFENHRFFDLRRWLLPLNESIKALEVTRQEDGTLVYRVQELEARNLNDIRYYYLPLPQNELLKSKKLVNNLGW from the coding sequence ATGGTATTGTTTACAGCCGCCATTGTGTTATTGGCAGCCTGTAAAAAAAATCTGGATACCAAAACCCTGAACGAGTGGGACCCTGAAGATGTATGGCGCATTCCGGAACTGGCGGAAGGGGTGCTGATGGATGTGTACAATTCCCTGCCTACGCGGCCGGACAACTTTGACGGTAACTTTTTGGATGCGGCCACTGACAATGGGGTCACCAACCGGTATACCAATGTCTACAAGGCCGGAATGGGTGGCATCACTGCCCAGGACAATCCCCTGGCCAACTGGGGTGATTGTTATGCCCAGCTCCAGACCATTAACCTTTTCCTGGAAAAAGGGCTGACGGACCAGTTGTTATATGATCGCGTATCAACGGAGGCGGATGCCAGGATCAAGGCCAGGCTGAAAGGGGAGGCGCTTTTCCTGAGGGCCTGGTACTCGTTCAGCCTGCTGCAGCGCAATGGCGGCAAAACGGCCAGTGGGGCGGCTTTGGGATATCCTATTATAGATCATTTCCTGTCGGACAGTGAAGGCCGGGATATGGAAACCTATGAAAGGGCCAGCTACCAGCAATGTGTAACACAGATCATGGCTGATTGTGATTCTGCCATCCGTTTATTGCCCTTTGTTTATTCCGGTACGGATGTGGTGACCGGTACAACACAGACCGGAAGAGCTTCCGGTGGGGCGGCCCTGGTGCTGAAATCGCGTGTGGCTTTATATGGCGCCAGCCCTGCTTACCAGGATGATGCCGTGGTATTGCTGAATGACATGGGGAATTTTACGGTGGTGGATGCGCAGCGGTACAATACACAATGGGTAATGGCGGCGCTGGTAGCAGATACGGCATTGCGTACGTCCGGCTTCGGCAGTTTTACCGGTATTAAAGCCACTGACCTGGCGGATGCGGCGACTACCACGCCGGCGGAATTTGTGTGGCGGAAATTTTTCAACAGCAACGATATGGAGAGCCGTCATTTCCCGCCCTATTACCGGGGCAGTGGACAAACGGCGCCTTCCCAGAACCTGGTAGAGGCTTTCCCGGCAAAGAACGGATTCCCGGTGACGGATAGTCGCTCCGGCTATGATCCGGCTAATCCTGATCCTTCCCTGGTTGCCCGCGACAACCGGATGAACCTGAACGTATATTACCAGGGCCGGACCTTTGGCGCTGCCGGTGGCAAGATCGATGTGGTCTATGGCGGCAAGGACTCCCGTAGTTTTCATGCGGCTGCTTCAAGGTCGGGCTATTACCTGGCAAAGTTCCTATCCAACAAAGACAATATGCTGAACCCGGTCCAGACCCTGACTGCTATCCATTACTATCCCCTGTTAAGGAAGGCAGAGGTATTCCTGAACTATGCGGAAGCTGCCAATGAAGCCTGGGGACCACATACAAAAGGGCCTGGCTGCCAGTACACGGCCTATGAGGTGATCAGGTCTATCCGCAATTTGTCGGGCGGTATTACCAGCACCACCTACCTGGATGAAATGGCGGCCAGCAAAGAGAGCTTCCGGACACTCATACAAAATGAGCGCAGGCTGGAGCTGGCATTTGAGAACCATCGCTTTTTTGACCTGAGAAGATGGCTGCTGCCGCTCAACGAGTCCATAAAAGCACTGGAAGTGACCAGGCAGGAAGATGGGACGCTGGTCTATCGGGTCCAGGAATTGGAAGCCCGGAACCTGAATGATATCCGCTACTATTACCTGCCCCTGCCGCAGAATGAGCTGCTGAAAAGTAAAAAGCTGGTCAATAACCTGGGATGGTAA